The DNA segment ACTCGATTGGCAGGGGCAATCTTGGAACACAAAAATATTAACCCATCATCGTATGCTTAAGGGAGAGCTGCCGTATCCTGGTATTTCAGGAGGGAAGACCGGGTATACAACCGAAGCAAAACAAACGTTGGCAACGACCGCAGATAATGGAACTTTAAAGTTAACTGCTGTTGTACTTAAATCGAGTTTAAAAAACGATAAATATCATGATACCGCTACATTGTTTGATTACGGTTTTAAAGGATATCAGCATGAAATGCTTAAGCAAGGGGAAATTTTTAAGGTAGATAATAAGGAATTTTACTCTGAAAATGATATTCTGATCACAGAGAACAATAGTGGGAGTGTAAAGAAGATAAATAATGAAGGGCTACTTTCTATTGAGAATAATAATGGTCAGGTGATTCAATCGGTTCAATTAACATTAAAAGAACCTCCTAAGCCCCAAAAAGCACCTGTAGTAAGTAAGAAGGTTAACAAAAAAGAATCACCGCTAATACTTGTTAATACGTTAATTGGTGTACTCATTATTCTGTGTACGGCGACTTTAATTGGAATGCGAAGACGCAAGGTATTTACTAGAAACTATTAAAAATATAGGCTGTGTTAAAGAACAGCGTTGAGTTTTAAACCCTGTTGATTGGAGCGGAAGGCACGAAGACTCCTGTGGGAGTACGGGTCAGGGGAGACCCCGCAGGCGCTTGCGCCGAGGAGGCTCGCCGAAAAGCCCACGAACCGCTTGTGCCTGGAGCGGAAATCAACAGACAAGTTTAACAGAGCCAAAATATAAAAAAGCCATGGAGGGTACAGAACCTTCCATGGCTATTTTTGTGAAATTGTTGTCAGTAACAAGAAAGAAAAGGAGATAAAAACCATGGTTGCAACTAAAAACCAAGCTAAATTCATATTACCAGATTCCATTGCAATATATATTGCAGTAGGTGCTGTTTGAGTTTTTCCAGGGATATTTCCGGCAAACATAAAGGTAGCACCGAACTCCCCTAGTGCTCGTGCAAAACTCAGAATTAATCCTGCAAATATTGATTTAATAGATAATGGTAGAGTGATATATAAAAACACTTTTATTTCGCCAGCACCGTCTACCCTTGCTGCTTCTTCAATTCCTCTATCTACTGCTTGAAAACCGATTTTGACTGTTTGATACATTAATGGAAAGGCAACAACGGTTGATGCAATTACTGCTGCCGTTGGGGTGAAAATAATGGGATGAGCAAATACTTCTTCTAAAATTATTCCAAATGGACTGTTTATTCCAAATAGGTATATTAGTAAGAACCCAATAACAGTAGGTGGCAAGACAATCGGAAGAAGAAGGAAAGTTTCGAGTAGAATTTTGCCCTTGAATTGCTTTCTTGCAAATAATCTGCCAAGTAAAATGCCGAGGAAAAATACTATAGTTACTGAAATGGCTGCTACTTTTATAGATAACACTATGGGTGTCCAAAATTCATCATGAAACAAAGTCATCAATCCAATACTGTAAAACCATATTTTTTGAAAATTTCTTTAGCCGTGCTGCTTTGTAAATATTCATAGAAGTGGATGGCGGCATCTTTCTTTTTAGATGCATGTATTACCCCTGCAGAGTAAATGATTGGTTCATGGAAGCCTTCCTCCGAAATGGCTATTACTTTTACCTTTTTTGATATACGTACATCCGTCATATAAACTATACCCGCATCAACGCTGCGCGTTTCAACATAGGTCAATACTTGTCTAACATCTTTTGTCTGGATTAATTTTGGCTGCAATGCTTCCCAAACTTGATATTTTTTTAAAGCTTGCTTAGCATACATGCCTGCGGGTACAGATTCTGGAGTGCCGATAGCTACTTTATGTATTTCATTATTATCAAGATCTTCAAACTTTTTTATCGGTACTTTATTGTTTTTATTAGTTATTAAGACTAACTGATTACTAAGTAAATCCACATGTTCTTTTGAGTCTATTAAATCCTTCCTCGTTAATGCATCAAACTGATCCTTAGAAGCAGAGATAAAAACATCAACAGGAGCTCCCTGAATAATTTGTTGTTGTAAGGCTCCAGAACCACCTAAATTGAAAAGTGGGATAATTTGTTTGTTTTCTTTTTGAAATTCAGTTTTTATTTCCATCAATGCATCTTTTAGGCTTGCTGCAGCAGAAATCGTAATTTCTACCTGATTTATTTTACTCTTCTTCTCAGTAGTATCAGTGGAAGAACATGCTGAAACGAGAAAAATAAAGAAAAACATCAACCAGGGGATTATTTTTTTGTACATTCAATACGTCCTCTCAATAACAATCACATATTCCACATTATTATAGCTAAATATAGTGGAATGTTAAAGATGAGAATATAAAAAACTGCCTAAGCAGTTTTCGTTATGACTATTTTTTTCTGCAAGCGGTCAGAATTCATGGGCAATCAGTTTCATAATGAAGTGGACGGGCATTAAAGGAGGATGGGGAGTCGATTTGATCTTTGTCATCGACAAAACTTCTAGTTCCGACAAAATCACTTTTATCTCCAAAATTTTGTCCGTAGCCTTGATTTTTCTTATCGGAATTATGCCATTCGGCCAAAAGGTTTTGACCAATATTTACGGCAGAGGCATTTTCGAAGGAATTAATTTTAATCATAAATATATTAATATTTATATACGGAACTGGTGCCGGCATTTATATCTCCTCCTTTTCCTTGTTTATTAATATATGTCTTTCGTGTCCGTTTATGAAGGAAGAGTAATAACTGGATTAAATTATAAATATCGTTAGTAAGATAATAGTAATGAATGAATATCCTCTATTGTGTAAAACACGAAGTAGGAGGTGGGATTAGATGGACATGGATAAATTAAAGCAATGGATGGAAGTAGCCAAAAATATGAATGGAGGAGATTTTTGGAACAATATATTTGATCAGGACTTTGCTAAGCAATTTATGAATGAGCAGCCTTATACTGCGCCAAATTCGAGTACGGCAAAACAATCTGGAAGGGAAGAAAAAAATACACCCCCATTCCCCGCTATCGATATATTGGAAGGTGAAAGTGAAGTCCTGGTGGTGATTGAGGTTCCTGGAATGAAAAAAGAAAATCTTGAACTTGGCCTGAACGGAAATTCCTTAACGATTAAAGGAAAGGCCATATTAAACCATTCTGATTTGAAGCTTACCTATTCAGAAAGGTTTTATGGAGATTTTCAAAGACAAATTAGGTTGCCTGATACGGTTAGTCCTAATCAATTGAGTGCTAAATTTTGGAATGGATTATTATTTGTTAGTTATCACCGAATCATTGAAAAAGGAGAAAGCATTCCAATTGATTAGATAGTGCTGAATGGTGATTTCTGAGATATATCTCAATTTTAGATCGTCCTTTTAATAGTGGACATGTTAGACTAAATTTCCCATATATATGATAGTAAGGTAAAAAATAAGGGAGCGTTTGTGAGCATGTCATTAAAAGATTTATTCCTAATCTTTAATAAAAGTGATTATGAAAAAGATTTAAAGAAAAAGTTGACTTCCTTAGAATTAAACATAGAGGAATTAAAGAAGTCGCTACAAACCCTCCAACAACAATCTCCCCATGAAGAGATAGGCAAAACAAAAGATCCGCCAATTATCATTGAGAAGATAAATATTGAAAAGATTATTTTAGATAAATACGAACTAAATAATAATTTTGGTCAACTGGGAATTAAAGAACTTAAAGGGAAATTAAATATTGGAGCAACTTATGGAAGTGAATACCAACCTAATTTTGAAGATGAAGGGGAAGGGGAGCAACAACAAAAGAATAATTTCAAAAGAAGTACCCCTTCCCAAAAAGGTCCTAAAATAAATTTTCAATCAAATAAAAAAGACTAAAGCTAATCCTTTAGTCTTTTGAAAATGTGTTATTGAAGTCTGCTTTCCACCTGTTGACATACTTCATCAGCGGACATCCCGTTTGCATCAATAACTGCACCTTTTGTAACTGTATCTTGCATTCCCATCACGTTTGAATCGAGACCAGTTACAACACAGCAATCGCAGTTTTGTGCATCTGATTCTTGCTTAAGTTCAACTACATCGTAGCCTTTTTCGCGTAGTGCTTGTTGAATATTTGTAAGAGATTGTTCTACTCCAACTTTTGCCATACAAAACACCTCCTCCTGTAGATTATCATGCCTAAGTTTACCGTAAATATTCGGTATAAGTAGCAATAATCTTCCAAAAGCTATTAGGGGAGGTGTAATGATGGGTAAACGGAGTAAAAAGAAAGCTGATCCTTCGACAATTGGACTTAATTCACCCCAAGTAGAGGGACAAGGTACAACAACTACCGAAACGGGATCAAGAGCTGAGCCTTCTTCACGAAGAAAACAAAAACAAATGTAAGGTTAAAAAGAAAGAGGCTGTCCTAACTTTGCAACTAGGTCAGCCTCTTATAGTTTATTTATACATTTCTGCTACTTGCTTTTGAACCTCATCATTTTCTAAGTATTCATCGTAGGACATTTGTTTATCTACTAATCCTTTAGGTGTTAATTCAAAGATCCGATTTGCAACTGTCTGAATGAATTGATGATCGTGTGATGAAAAGATCAATGAGCCCTTAAAATTAATTAAACCATTATTGAGTGCCGTAATAGATTCTAAGTCCAAGTGGTTCGTTGGCTCGTCTAGAAGTAGAACGTTGGCACCATTTAACATCATTTTAGAGAGCATACAACGAACTTTTTCTCCTCCGGAAAGAACGCTAGCTTTCTTTAATACTTCTTCTCCGGAAAATAACATTCTTCCTAAGAATCCGCGTAAGAAGCTTTCACTTTCGTCTTTTGGAGAGAATTGGCGTAACCAGTCTACTAAATTAAGCTCGGAGTTTTCAAAGTACTCGGAGTTATCTTTAGGGAAATATGCTTGTGAAGTGGTAATTCCCCATTTAAAGGTACCGCTGTCAGGTTCCATTTCACCCATTAAAATTTTAAAAAGTATGGTTTTCGCAATTTCGTTTGTTCCTACAAGAGCAATTTTATCGTTCTTATTCATAAAGAAACTAATATTATCAAGCACTTTTACGCCATCAATCGTTTTTGTTAATCCCTCAACTCTTAGTAAATCGTTCCCGATTTCACGGTCCGGTGTAAATCCAACAAATGGATAACGGCGAGAGGAAGGCCTAATGTCATCGAGTGTTATTTTATCCAGTAGCTTCTTACGAGAAGTAGCCTGTTTGGATTTCGATGCATTTGCACTAAACCGGGCAATAAAGGCTTGCAGTTCCTTTATTTTTTCTTCTTTCTTCTTGTTTGCGTCCGAGGTTAATCTTGATGCTAATTGGCTTGATTCATACCAAAAATCGTAGTTACCCACATAAATTTGGATTTTCCCATAGTCCAAGTCAGCAATATGGGTACAAACTTTATTCAGGAAGTGACGGTCATGGGATACAACAATAACTGTATTTTCAAAGTTAATTAAGAATTCCTCTAGCCATTGAATCGCTTTAATATCCAAGTGGTTAGTAGGCTCGTCCAGAAGCAAAACATCTGGTCTGCCAAACAATGCTTGTGCAAGTAGAACCTTTACTTTTTCAGAACCAGTTAATTCAGCCATCGTCTTATAGTGAAGGTCTTCACCAATTCCAAGGCCCTTTAAGAGGATTGCTGCTTCAGGTTCAGCTTCCCATCCGTTTAATTCAGCAAATTCACCCTCAAGTTCAGCGGCTTTCATGCCATCCTCATCAGTGAAGTTTTCTTTCATATAGATCGCGTCTTTTTCCTGCATAACTTCGTAAAGTCTTGAATGACCCATGATTACCGCTTTTAAGACTTCAAATTCTTCATATTCAAAATGGTTTTGTTTTAACACAGTCATTCGTTCATTTGGTCCAAGTTGAACAGTTCCCGTTTGTGATTCAATTTCTCCAGAAAGAATCTTTAAAAACGTGGACTTACCTGCACCGTTTGCACCGATTAGACCATAGCAATTACCAGGTGTGAACTTAATGTTCACATCATCAAATAATTTCCGGTCACCATATCTTAATCCTACATTACTTACTGTAATCATATTTAATATCCTCCAAAACAAAATATCTTCTAATTATATCACTAAAGCAGTCGAAGAGCGAATTCTTTCATTAGGCTTGGTAGTAAGAAAATTTTTCTAAAATTTTTTTTCATTTTCACACTTTATTCATAATTTTGTTGTAGAATTGGATTAAGAAGTTTTAAAGAAGGTGAGAAGTATGGCGAAAAAACAGCTTACTGAACTCGTAAATAAATTAAAAAAAGCTGGAATAAAAGCGAGCTTAACTAAACCTAAGTCCAATTATCTTTTAACTTTGCAGCAAATTAAAAAATATCCTTCTTCTGTGAATTAGTGAATTAAATAGGAAAAATTGGTAATAAAAAGCGATTAATCCTAAGGACTAACCGCTTTTTTTATTTATAGATTTGTTAAACTTGTCTGTTGATTTCCGCTCCAAACGCTTCGCTTTCCGTGGGTGTTTCGGCGAGCCTCCTCGGCGCTTGCGCCTGCGGGGTCTCCCCTGAACCATACTCCCACAGGAGTCTTCGCGTCCTCCGCTCCAATCAACAGGGTTTAAAAATCAACAATCTTCTTTTACATAGCCTTATTTATAAGTAAACCATTTTTGACTAATCTAGCTTATCCATAATTGTTTCATATACTTCTTTTTTATTAAAGTCATTTCCCATAGGAAACTTTGCTATAAAGTTATTGTCTTGATTGACTAGGTACGTAAAGGTGGAATGTACGAATTGTCCATTTCCGGGGTCTTTGTATTGAAATTTCAAGGCATCCGTTACCTTTTGAATTTGCTCTTGGTCTTTTTTAATATGTTGTTTGTCTCCTGTTAAAAATGTCCATTTCTCATCGTTGTTTATTCCAAACCCTTGCATATACCCTTGCAATATCTCAGGAGTATCACGATAGGGGTCAATGGTAATGGTAATGAATTCAATTTTCTTGCCGTATACGCCACTCTTCTCTAAATCTTTCTTCAAATCGACCATCTTTTGTGTGGTGGTAGGACATATATCTGGGCAATGGGTGTAGATAAATTCAATTAATTTCAATTTAGTATGATCCCTACCAAAATTATATGTAGTACCATTTTGATTAATCAAACTTACTTCTGCGGGTATTTCCGCATTTGCGTCTCTAATGAGAAAGAAGGAGATTCCCCCTGCAATTCCCAAAAATATTGCTAGACCGCAAATGAGATAGATTTTTTTCATAACGATCCCTCCTAACAATAAGATAATGAAGTTCTCAAAAAAAAGATATGGATATTTTGTGAACAAAAGTTTATGCCTTCAAAAGAATAATCAATTATACTTTAATAGTAATAGAGAGTATGAATTGGTTCGGCAAAAAGTATAATTGGATTTTAAATCTTGGAGGATAGGTGTTTGTTATGGTAAAACAAACGTTTAAATTTACTTTACAGATGGTGATACTGATTGTCATATACGAGCTGGGGAATCTTATAGTAAGATTTTTTAAGATGCCTATTCCGGGGAATGTTATTGGGATTGTTCTTCTTTTCCTTTTTCTTTTGATGGGTATTATTAAGGTGGACCACATAGAAACAGCAGCTGGCTGGCTATTAAAACACCTTGGGTTCTTTTTTATCCCCATTTCAGTTGGATTAATGACCTTAGGGAATACCTTAGTTAATAAGGCGTTACCACTTATGTTTATACTGATTGTCAGTGCATTTATAGGGCTTTTGTCGGCGGGTAAAGCGACGCAAGCAGTAATAATAAAAAATGAAAAGGATAAAGTGAGCCATCATGATCACGCTATATAATATTATCCTAACTGTTTCTGTCTATTATTTAGCAAGGGTCATTTCAAAAAAATATTCTACTCCGTTAACTAGTCCTGTTTTTTTAAGTACAGTCATTATAATTGGATTATTGGTTGCATCTAATCTGTCCTATGAAGAGTATATTCCTGCAAAAAACTTCTTAACTTTTTTCCTGGGCCCAGCAACAGTTGCACTTGCTTTACCCATTTATAAAAATCGTCATCTGTTCACTAAATATTTTACTGCAGCTTGTGTGGGTCTATTTATTGGTACAGTTACAACGATTACCTCTGCTATTATACTAGCTCATTGGTTTGATTTATCGGAGATGTTTATTCGAGGGTTAACCGTTAAATCTGTTACCGTTCCAGTTGCTACCGAAATTGGAAAAATCATAAAAGGCAATGGTTCACTAATTGCAGCTTTTGTTATTATAACAGGAATGATTGGAGCTATGTTTGGTGCAAAACTCTTAGATTGGTTTAAAATAAACCATCCGTTTGCTCGAGGATTGTCAATTGGAACCATTGCCCATGGAATAGGAACAGCAGAGGCGGTGAAAGAAGGGGAGATACAGGGAGCTGTGTCAGGTGCTGCAATGGGAATCGCAGCGGTATTAACCTCTCTAATCATTCCGTATATTATTAATTTCATCAGTTGAATATCTGAATTGACAAATAATTGAATATTATTGTATAATTTATAAGAATTTAAATTTTTTCTAAAGGGAGTATGTTTTATGTTAGGTGTCGTTCTTAACTAATCCAATCAATTGGATACACTCATTCTATAATAGCCAGTATAACCTTTTATTTGAGAGTCAATAAAGGTTTATTTAGGTGTAGTTATGGAGTGAAGTTAAGAACAATGGGCAAACATACGCATACATTCTTCAACCAATGTAGCCTGTGTACACTCGTGTAGACAGTTTTTATTTTGGTTAAATTTGGGTATGGAAAATTGAACGTATTTATCGTTTCATTTAGCCGCAATGACATTGTTCATTGCGGCTATTTTTATTATTAGGAGGTTATACAATTGAATCAACATACTTTTCAAGTATTACAATTTGAAGAAATTAAAGAAGCCATATCAACCTTTGCGTTAACAAAAGAGGGAAAAACAAAAATTAGGTACCTGACACCATCGACCAATCAAAAGCAAATTGAAGCATGGCTAGACGAAGTTTCAGAAGCGGTTGAAATTATAAAAAAGAGTGCTAGTGTTCCTGTCCATGGGTTAGAGGGGATGGAACAGTTACTAAATAACATGAACAAGGGAGTTGCATTACGAGCAGATCAGCTAGTGAAGCTTTACGATTTTTTAGATTGCTGTGGGAAAATGAGAAGATATATGAAGGATAAGGAGTTTTACGCTCCAAGAGTGTCTGCTTATGTAGATGCGATCGATGAATTACCTGAACTCGCAAGTGAGATTATTCGCTGCATCCGCAATGGAAGGGTGGATGATTACGCAAGTAAAGAATTATTAAAGATTAGAAAACAAATTGCCATTCAAGAAGAGCGTTTGAAAGAAAAGACACTGCAGCTAATCCGATCAAATAAATATAAATCTTTTCTACAGGAAAATGTGGTTAGTCAGAGGAATGGAAGATATGTCATTCCCATCAAAAAAGAATATCGAAATAAATTGAAGGGTACTGTGCTGGATACATCCGCATCAGGTTCCACTCTTTTTATTGAGCCCGAGGAGATTGCCGTTTATCAGGATCAATTAACGTGGTTAGTAGCGGATGAAGAGGTAGAGGTACAAAAAGTTCTTAGTTATTTAACCGGGTTGGTGGAAGAAAAGGAGCAACAAATTCTAAGTGCCATTGAGACCATGGTGCATTATGATTTTTTGTTTGCTAAAGCTAAGTATTGTCGCTCTATAAATGGAACAAAAGTAGGGGTCAATCAATCAGATGAAATTGAATTAATTCAAGCGAAACATCCTCTTTTAGGTGAAAAGGCTGTCCCGTTGTCGTTTAAAATGGGTAAGGGGCAACATGCATTAGTTATTACTGGACCAAACACAGGAGGAAAAACAGTAACAATAAAAACAGTAGGCCTTTTGACGATTATGGTCCAATGTGGTCTTCATATACCAGCGGCTAAAGAGAGCAATCTTTGCCTCTTTGAACGGATTTTAGTTGATATAGGTGATGGGCAAAGCATTGCTGAAAATTTAAGTACGTTTAGTTCAAGAATTGTAAATATTATTGATATTTTAAAGGAAACAAACAATCGGACATTGGTCTTATTAGATGAACTGGGTTCTGGGACAGATCCAGGAGAAGGTATGGGGCTTGCTACAGCCATATTAGAAACCTTATACGAAAAAGGGGCAGTGCTTCTGGCAACCACTCATTATAGTGAAATAAAGGATTTTGCTGACACGCATGAAGGATTTTTAAATGGATCGATGGAATTTGATTTAGCAACGTTAAGCCCAACTTACCGGTTAATTATCGGGCGAGGGGGCGAGAGTCAGGCGTTTGCCATTGCATTAAAACTTGGCATCCATCCAAAAATAATCGAGAGAGCACATTTCGTTACCTACAAGGAAGCAAAAGAATATACAACGGAAATTACAGATACGTGGAAATTGAAAGAGATAGAAAAACAGGTAATTATTAATAAACATCGTAATGAAAAAAACGCTTCAAAAACAGAGACGAAAGTACAACACTACCAACAAGGTGATAATGTAAAGGTTTCCCCTTCTAATGAATTCGGCATAATTTATAAG comes from the Neobacillus sp. PS2-9 genome and includes:
- a CDS encoding D-alanyl-D-alanine carboxypeptidase family protein, translated to MKKIYSYLIMIVLLLFSYQSNVFAMETQEQLDLKSEGAVLLDTETNAVLYAKNANERMYPASLTKIATAIYAIDKGNLDSIVTVSANAVRQDGTRVYLVEGEQVPLKKLIQGMLVNSGNDAAVAIAEFLDGSVEKFSDNLNQYLKTKIGVTNTHFTNPNGLHNENHYTTAMDLALMTNYAMKNSIFAEIFGTKVLDWQGQSWNTKILTHHRMLKGELPYPGISGGKTGYTTEAKQTLATTADNGTLKLTAVVLKSSLKNDKYHDTATLFDYGFKGYQHEMLKQGEIFKVDNKEFYSENDILITENNSGSVKKINNEGLLSIENNNGQVIQSVQLTLKEPPKPQKAPVVSKKVNKKESPLILVNTLIGVLIILCTATLIGMRRRKVFTRNY
- the modB gene encoding molybdate ABC transporter permease subunit, translating into MTLFHDEFWTPIVLSIKVAAISVTIVFFLGILLGRLFARKQFKGKILLETFLLLPIVLPPTVIGFLLIYLFGINSPFGIILEEVFAHPIIFTPTAAVIASTVVAFPLMYQTVKIGFQAVDRGIEEAARVDGAGEIKVFLYITLPLSIKSIFAGLILSFARALGEFGATFMFAGNIPGKTQTAPTAIYIAMESGNMNLAWFLVATMVFISFSFLLLTTISQK
- the modA gene encoding molybdate ABC transporter substrate-binding protein, encoding MYKKIIPWLMFFFIFLVSACSSTDTTEKKSKINQVEITISAAASLKDALMEIKTEFQKENKQIIPLFNLGGSGALQQQIIQGAPVDVFISASKDQFDALTRKDLIDSKEHVDLLSNQLVLITNKNNKVPIKKFEDLDNNEIHKVAIGTPESVPAGMYAKQALKKYQVWEALQPKLIQTKDVRQVLTYVETRSVDAGIVYMTDVRISKKVKVIAISEEGFHEPIIYSAGVIHASKKKDAAIHFYEYLQSSTAKEIFKKYGFTVLD
- a CDS encoding Hsp20/alpha crystallin family protein; amino-acid sequence: MDMDKLKQWMEVAKNMNGGDFWNNIFDQDFAKQFMNEQPYTAPNSSTAKQSGREEKNTPPFPAIDILEGESEVLVVIEVPGMKKENLELGLNGNSLTIKGKAILNHSDLKLTYSERFYGDFQRQIRLPDTVSPNQLSAKFWNGLLFVSYHRIIEKGESIPID
- a CDS encoding YkuS family protein, with the protein product MAKVGVEQSLTNIQQALREKGYDVVELKQESDAQNCDCCVVTGLDSNVMGMQDTVTKGAVIDANGMSADEVCQQVESRLQ
- a CDS encoding YuzL family protein — protein: MGKRSKKKADPSTIGLNSPQVEGQGTTTTETGSRAEPSSRRKQKQM
- a CDS encoding ATP-binding cassette domain-containing protein, with the translated sequence MITVSNVGLRYGDRKLFDDVNIKFTPGNCYGLIGANGAGKSTFLKILSGEIESQTGTVQLGPNERMTVLKQNHFEYEEFEVLKAVIMGHSRLYEVMQEKDAIYMKENFTDEDGMKAAELEGEFAELNGWEAEPEAAILLKGLGIGEDLHYKTMAELTGSEKVKVLLAQALFGRPDVLLLDEPTNHLDIKAIQWLEEFLINFENTVIVVSHDRHFLNKVCTHIADLDYGKIQIYVGNYDFWYESSQLASRLTSDANKKKEEKIKELQAFIARFSANASKSKQATSRKKLLDKITLDDIRPSSRRYPFVGFTPDREIGNDLLRVEGLTKTIDGVKVLDNISFFMNKNDKIALVGTNEIAKTILFKILMGEMEPDSGTFKWGITTSQAYFPKDNSEYFENSELNLVDWLRQFSPKDESESFLRGFLGRMLFSGEEVLKKASVLSGGEKVRCMLSKMMLNGANVLLLDEPTNHLDLESITALNNGLINFKGSLIFSSHDHQFIQTVANRIFELTPKGLVDKQMSYDEYLENDEVQKQVAEMYK
- a CDS encoding SCO family protein, yielding MKKIYLICGLAIFLGIAGGISFFLIRDANAEIPAEVSLINQNGTTYNFGRDHTKLKLIEFIYTHCPDICPTTTQKMVDLKKDLEKSGVYGKKIEFITITIDPYRDTPEILQGYMQGFGINNDEKWTFLTGDKQHIKKDQEQIQKVTDALKFQYKDPGNGQFVHSTFTYLVNQDNNFIAKFPMGNDFNKKEVYETIMDKLD
- a CDS encoding CidA/LrgA family protein; translated protein: MVKQTFKFTLQMVILIVIYELGNLIVRFFKMPIPGNVIGIVLLFLFLLMGIIKVDHIETAAGWLLKHLGFFFIPISVGLMTLGNTLVNKALPLMFILIVSAFIGLLSAGKATQAVIIKNEKDKVSHHDHAI
- a CDS encoding LrgB family protein; its protein translation is MITLYNIILTVSVYYLARVISKKYSTPLTSPVFLSTVIIIGLLVASNLSYEEYIPAKNFLTFFLGPATVALALPIYKNRHLFTKYFTAACVGLFIGTVTTITSAIILAHWFDLSEMFIRGLTVKSVTVPVATEIGKIIKGNGSLIAAFVIITGMIGAMFGAKLLDWFKINHPFARGLSIGTIAHGIGTAEAVKEGEIQGAVSGAAMGIAAVLTSLIIPYIINFIS
- a CDS encoding endonuclease MutS2, whose protein sequence is MNQHTFQVLQFEEIKEAISTFALTKEGKTKIRYLTPSTNQKQIEAWLDEVSEAVEIIKKSASVPVHGLEGMEQLLNNMNKGVALRADQLVKLYDFLDCCGKMRRYMKDKEFYAPRVSAYVDAIDELPELASEIIRCIRNGRVDDYASKELLKIRKQIAIQEERLKEKTLQLIRSNKYKSFLQENVVSQRNGRYVIPIKKEYRNKLKGTVLDTSASGSTLFIEPEEIAVYQDQLTWLVADEEVEVQKVLSYLTGLVEEKEQQILSAIETMVHYDFLFAKAKYCRSINGTKVGVNQSDEIELIQAKHPLLGEKAVPLSFKMGKGQHALVITGPNTGGKTVTIKTVGLLTIMVQCGLHIPAAKESNLCLFERILVDIGDGQSIAENLSTFSSRIVNIIDILKETNNRTLVLLDELGSGTDPGEGMGLATAILETLYEKGAVLLATTHYSEIKDFADTHEGFLNGSMEFDLATLSPTYRLIIGRGGESQAFAIALKLGIHPKIIERAHFVTYKEAKEYTTEITDTWKLKEIEKQVIINKHRNEKNASKTETKVQHYQQGDNVKVSPSNEFGIIYKGPDQFGNYIVQVKGEKMSINHKRIGLYIPASELYPEDYDFDIIFQSKENRKKSKIISKGHEENLTIDYTE